The proteins below are encoded in one region of Sedimentibacter sp. zth1:
- a CDS encoding superoxide dismutase produces MNKIETKFFDFSSVKDITYSQLSQHYTLYTNYVNTMPKIYDAMKNENLYNNCNSNFSEVRNIQNSLSFNLDGVKLHELYFGNLTGLNTKPNGKILELINSYFKSYDNFKKQFKCIGMSMRGWVVLCYDAFTNSIYIYGQDSHNTQIMMNTFPLIVLDVYEHAYMIDFGIKKNRYIDVFFNNLDFNVINNRLNLLFE; encoded by the coding sequence TTGAATAAAATTGAAACTAAATTTTTTGATTTTTCAAGCGTTAAAGATATTACTTACAGCCAATTAAGTCAGCATTATACTCTGTATACCAATTATGTAAACACCATGCCTAAAATATATGATGCTATGAAAAATGAAAATTTATATAATAATTGTAACAGTAATTTTAGTGAAGTACGAAATATACAAAATTCTTTATCTTTCAATTTAGATGGTGTAAAATTACACGAATTATATTTTGGCAATCTAACTGGACTAAATACTAAACCAAATGGTAAAATATTAGAACTAATTAATTCTTATTTTAAATCATATGATAATTTTAAAAAACAATTCAAATGCATAGGAATGTCTATGAGAGGTTGGGTAGTATTATGCTATGATGCTTTTACAAATAGTATATATATTTACGGTCAAGATTCTCATAATACTCAAATCATGATGAACACCTTTCCACTAATAGTTTTAGATGTATATGAACATGCTTATATGATTGATTTTGGAATAAAAAAGAATAGATATATTGATGTTTTTTTTAATAATTTAGATTTTAATGTAATTAACAACAGGTTAAATTTACTATTTGAATAA
- a CDS encoding selenium metabolism-associated LysR family transcriptional regulator, whose product MNTSYLKTFIEVVNLKNISKAAEKLYITQPAVSKQLQILEKEFETVLLKKDGRDMVTTESGRKLYKYAVNALNAENHIYDKIKQNSDVQGEVNIYSSSLPADCFLHKIVLEFNKFYSKVTYCINKVDSKIVFSNIESGLINYGFVGTVFKKGKLKFITIADDELVIAASNKSFSQYKNQSVPIDFIFEHNFISRENGSATLRTLENYLNSRNLCLDDLKIKVKVEDNEIIKTLVKNDMGIAIISKNAIQKEIKEGTIIPIKLKDVELKRKIYFVYHSGRYFSRIEESFKNFIIDNYQI is encoded by the coding sequence ATGAATACATCATATCTTAAGACTTTTATTGAAGTAGTGAATTTAAAAAATATATCAAAAGCAGCTGAAAAGCTATATATAACTCAACCAGCTGTATCAAAGCAATTACAGATTCTTGAAAAAGAATTTGAAACTGTTTTATTGAAAAAAGATGGTAGAGATATGGTTACTACTGAATCTGGTAGAAAACTTTATAAATATGCTGTAAACGCATTAAATGCTGAAAATCATATTTATGATAAAATTAAGCAAAATAGTGATGTACAAGGTGAAGTTAACATATATTCAAGTTCATTACCAGCAGATTGTTTCTTACATAAAATAGTTTTAGAATTCAATAAATTTTATTCTAAGGTAACTTATTGTATAAATAAAGTTGACTCTAAAATTGTTTTTAGCAATATTGAGAGTGGATTAATAAATTATGGGTTTGTTGGCACTGTATTTAAGAAAGGAAAGCTTAAATTTATAACAATAGCAGATGATGAGTTAGTTATAGCTGCATCTAATAAATCATTCTCTCAATATAAAAATCAAAGTGTACCAATAGATTTTATATTTGAACATAACTTTATATCTAGAGAAAATGGTTCAGCAACTTTGAGAACACTTGAAAATTATTTGAATTCAAGAAATTTATGTTTGGATGATTTAAAAATCAAGGTTAAAGTTGAGGATAATGAAATAATAAAAACTCTTGTTAAGAATGATATGGGAATAGCTATAATATCAAAAAATGCAATACAAAAAGAAATAAAAGAAGGTACTATTATTCCCATTAAATTAAAAGATGTTGAACTGAAAAGGAAAATTTATTTTGTTTACCATAGTGGTAGATATTTTTCTAGGATTGAGGAATCCTTCAAAAATTTTATAATAGATAATTATCAAATATAA
- a CDS encoding HutP family protein, producing the protein MSDTVGIGKISILLTISDDYEKLKEKYEQYGYTIYRGNVGSMDSQKIVAAIETASLREDIIRENYHEEHSLYHAIIESLSGYCRGQVILGELQRTAGLTFAVVRGNLILGDKSSGEWISVVLYGQIGSPRKGFEHEAIGMGIQSI; encoded by the coding sequence ATGTCAGATACAGTTGGTATTGGTAAAATATCGATACTTTTAACAATTAGCGATGATTACGAAAAACTGAAAGAAAAATATGAGCAATATGGGTATACTATATACAGAGGCAATGTTGGAAGCATGGATTCACAAAAAATTGTAGCAGCAATTGAAACTGCATCGCTCAGAGAAGATATAATTAGAGAAAATTACCATGAAGAGCATTCATTATATCATGCAATTATTGAATCATTAAGTGGTTATTGCAGAGGACAAGTGATTTTAGGAGAGCTGCAGAGAACAGCAGGGTTGACATTTGCTGTTGTTCGGGGTAATCTAATATTAGGTGATAAATCAAGCGGTGAATGGATTTCAGTAGTATTATATGGACAGATTGGGTCACCAAGAAAAGGATTTGAACACGAAGCTATCGGAATGGGAATTCAATCTATTTGA
- a CDS encoding cyclodeaminase/cyclohydrolase family protein, which produces MKNMKVVDFAAQTASAEPVPGGGSIAAVSGALGAALAEMVANLTIGKKKYVEVECDMKAVSKKAAELRDRLLDDIQRDSDSFNDVMIAMKLPKNTDEEKKLRTEKMQAGLKIAATVPYEIACDAFEIMPLAEEVVNEGNKSAVTDGLVSAMMSRTAVLSALLNTKINLASIKDEDFVSRLNKKVKELENKVKEYEEKILNKSPY; this is translated from the coding sequence ATGAAAAATATGAAAGTAGTTGATTTTGCAGCACAAACTGCTTCTGCAGAACCAGTTCCTGGTGGTGGAAGTATTGCTGCAGTTAGTGGAGCCTTAGGCGCAGCACTTGCAGAAATGGTTGCAAACCTAACTATTGGTAAGAAAAAATATGTTGAGGTTGAATGTGACATGAAAGCAGTTTCTAAAAAAGCTGCCGAGTTAAGAGATAGATTATTAGATGATATTCAAAGAGATAGTGATTCATTTAATGATGTTATGATAGCGATGAAATTACCAAAAAATACAGATGAAGAGAAAAAATTAAGAACTGAAAAAATGCAAGCTGGTCTTAAAATAGCTGCTACTGTTCCTTATGAAATTGCTTGTGATGCTTTTGAAATTATGCCTTTAGCTGAAGAAGTAGTTAATGAAGGAAATAAAAGTGCTGTGACAGATGGATTAGTTTCTGCAATGATGTCAAGAACGGCAGTTTTATCAGCTTTGTTAAACACAAAGATTAACCTTGCTTCTATAAAGGATGAAGATTTTGTTTCTAGATTAAACAAGAAAGTTAAAGAATTAGAAAATAAAGTTAAAGAGTATGAAGAAAAAATACTAAACAAATCTCCATATTAG